ATTCGATGTGCAGGCTGGGGCGCTCGGCGGCAAAGGAGTCGCGGTTGAAGGCGGCCTCGGCGCGCGCAGGCTCCTCATCGCCGTTTCCAGACTCGTCTTCAGCGGCCTGTCCTCCGGGGCGGTCCGCGTCCGGCTCCTCTGGGGTGTCGGGGGTCTCCGTGTCAGCAGGCGTTTTTGAAGGCTGGTCGGTGCCGGCCTGCTCCCGGGGTGTTTCTTCCGGCATGTCGAACAGGGAAGGGGGCTCTGCCACCTTCGACTCCTCTGTTGTCGCGTTCGGGGAGGCATCGTCCCTGCGCTGCGCAACCTCGGCTTCCGCAGGAGGTGGGGCATGGCCGGGGGCGGAGGTTTCGTCGGCTGCGGGATCAGGTTCCTGCGCGGAGACCCGCCGCTGGGGCGTTTTGGCTTCGCCAGCCTCGACGGTTTCCGGTGAGGTCTGTGAAGCGGTCGCGTCGATCAGGGTGTCGATGTAGTCCAGACTGCCGCGCCCCAACTCCTTGCGGGCCCGTGTGACCGCGACGTAAGCCAACTGGGCCTCGGCCTTGAGTTCCGCACGCGACAGTTCACGTTCCTGCGGCAGCGCGAAGTCGTCTGCTCTTCGGCGGTGGAGGGGCGCTGCTCGTCCTGCAGGCGACGCAGCATGCGGATCGCGGCGATGTTGGCGCGCACCCGCGTCTTGGTGCCGGATTGGGCCAGGTCGTCTTGGGAGGCGGGGCGAAACCGCGGGGCCGCTACCGCTGTTGCCGGTCGTACCACTCCATCCACTCGGCCGGATCCGACGGCCCCCGCTTCTGCGGATCCTGCTGGGCCATCTACTCCGCCATCGTGTCCTCCAGTTCCGCCTCCTCGGTCGCCTCCGACAGCGGTTCCTGCGGTGTGGTCAGGCCCGGGTCCTCCGGCAGGAACACCATCTCCGCCAGCACCGCCTCCCGGGCCTGCAGGCGGGCCATGTTCAACCGGCCCTCCTTCTGCTCCATCGTCTCTCCGAGAAGGTCGTCTCCCGCCAGCCCCGTCCACCGCTGCTCCAACTCCTCGGCGACTTCCTGGCCCAGCGCTGTGAAGAACTCCTCCCGCTCCTGCTCCGGGATCCGCGCGAGGCTGAGCGGACGGTGCTTCTTCCAGTGCTCCCAGGCCATCCGCCCGAACTCGTTCATCACTGCCATCGGCTCTTTCCTCCGAGAAGTCGAGGTCCCGCTGTCCATCATCGGCCTGACTCATGACAGTCGGATTCCCTCAGAGGGAACCGGCTCGGGCAGTTCGTGTTCGATGCGGCTTCCGCGGACGCACCGGGAGAACGGTCCGTCCGGGGAGCGCAGGTAGGCCAGTGTGGGCAGCAGGTGCTGGTGGATCCAGGTGGACGGGGAGGCCAGTCCGGCGATCTCGGTGTCCATCAACTCCTGGTAGGCGCGGTAGGCGGCGTGCAGAACCGACACCGCGTCAGGATGCCGGTCCCATTGCAGGCACCAGGGCCTGTCCGAACTGGGCTCATACACCCAGGTCGGCACGACGTAGCCGTCGACCCAGGTGCGCAGCTTGGCCAGTTCGGCCTGTTCGGCACCGGCCTGGTGGCGGGGAAAGGCCGGGGAGTCCAGGTGCTGGAACTCGGCGCGGGGTTCGGAGAGTTGTCCGTCCGGTTCGGCGGGTGTCTGCACCTGCCCGTGCATCGCGATGTCACCGTCGCTCACCGGCTACCTCCTCGCTGCGGCGGCCTGTTCCTCGATGCGCCGCTCCATCAGATCCTTGTCCTTTTGCAACTGCTCGGCGTCGGGGCGCTCGTACCAGGCCTGCAGGTCGAGCAGGGCTGGGCGGGTGGCGGTGGCCAGCAGCAGCGCCTGCTTCTTGTCCAGTTCGCGGAATTCAGCGGCGTCCATGATCCGCTCCCGGCGTCGGGAGTGGGTGCTGCTGGTGCCGCCGCCGCTGGTGGTGAAGGACTGCTCGACGATGGCGCGCATGCCCACCAGGTGGGAGAGTTCGTCGAGGAACCGGTAGTCGTCCATGCCCGCGCCCAGCAGTTTGACCGTGGCCGCGCCCCACAGTTTCTTCATACCTTCCCGCCCCCAGGCGTCAGCGCCCTGGTCGTAGGACTGCAGCACGGTGGTGACGTTGAGGCCGAAGCCACCGAAGATCGAGTACTTGTTGGGCAGGTCCTCGATGCGGCAGATGTTGGCGGCTTCATCCAGCATCGCCAGCAGCGGCGGGTCCATCCGCCCGCCGCGGGAGGCTTCGGCCAGGCGGACCCCGGCGTCCAGGCAGGCGTCGGTGAGCGCGGCCAGAATGCCGGACGCGCCGCCGCCGCCCTCCTTGGACAGCATGTAGAGGGTGTCTTTGGACTCCACGAACGCGGCCGGGTCGAACTCCTCCGCCCCTGGCTGAGGGGTAACCCAGGCGGCGATGTCCGGGTCATACAGGCTGGCCACGGCTTGGCGGACGTGCTCGTAGACGCCGTCCTGGGTCTCCTGGGCGAGTTTGGTCATGCGTTCCAGGGCATCGGCCATGGCCTGCAGGCCGTGCCCGCGCAGGATGTAGACGGCGGTGCGGTCGCGCTGGTCGGAGGTCCAGTTGAGCATGTCGGCCAGCGGACGGTTGTCCAGGGCCGCGGCGTGCAGCAGGTTGGTGAGGGTGGAGCGCCCGGCGGCGGTGAAGAACTCGCCGTCGCCGCTGTGGGACTTGCCCATCGCGCGGGTCAGGTGTGCGGCCAGGCGGCGGGCGCCTTCCAGGGTGCGGGCCATCGACAGGATGTCCCACCACATGGTCTGTTCGCCGTGGGTGATGTTCTGCGGGTCGAACAGCCACACCCGCCCGCCCTGACGTTCGCGGTGGCGGGCGGTGATGGTGTAGACGTCGGGGCGCACCGAGGTGACCAGGCACGGCCCCACCGCGTCCAGGACGGGGTTGGCGACGATGCGGGAGGTCTTGCCGACGCGGGGCCCGGCGATCACCACGGTCACGTCTTCGAACGAGGAGCGCAATTCCATGCGGGTGCCCGCCAGATTGCCGAGCAGCAGACCTGTGTCGGCTCCGGTGAGTTGGGAGTCGGGCACGCCTTGGAGGGAGCGGCGCAGTCGCCGTGCCTTGGTGGTGGCGGCCTTGGGGGCGAAGTCCTGGACGTGGGCGCGGGTGGCCAGCCCGGGAACGGAGGCTCTCCACCGGCGCACCGCCCACGCTGCGAGCAGGCTGGCGAGTGCCACCACCAACAGGGCCAGGGCCAGGATTCCGGCTGCTATCCAACCGGAGTCGGCGCCGGGCCACAGCGGTTTGCCGCGCAGCAGCAGAATGATCATGCCGGGGCCGAACCGGGGCGGATTCCAGCCCGCGCCGGAGGCCCATGCGCCCAGGGTGCCGCCCAGCCACACCACGCCCAGCCCCAGCAGGGCCAGGGCGAGCGCGCCCAAGCCGATCAGCGGGGCGGGATCACCGAACAGGCCCAGGGTGCGGCGATCGTCGCGCATGGCCTACCCCTCCTCGCGCATCCAGCGGCGCATCGCCGCGTCGGTGTCATACAGCCGCAGCTCGGTGGGGGTCAGTTGCAGTTGGACGGCTTCGCCGATGCGCTCGCCCGCGCCGATGCGGATCAGGTACTTGCCGCGGCCGGGATGGATGCTGTGGGAGGCATCAGCGCCGGTGGAACTGGGGGAGGCCCAGGAGGCGATCAGGTGACGCTCCTCGACGGTCAACTGGCGTTGGGCCGAGACCCGCTCCAGCTCCGACATCGGCATGGCCGCCAGCAGCAGCGTGTCGCAGCGCTCCATCAGCCCGGTGGCCTTGGCCCGGTCCTCCTCGGTGGGCAGCGCCTCCAGGTCACGCAGCGAGTGGGTGATCATCATGGGGATCTCGCCGTTGTTGCGGTTGAGCCGGGAGATGCCGTCCAGGGCGCCGACCATGCCGGGGCCGGCCCGCAGCGCCCGCCACATCTCGTCCAGCGGCAGCACCAGAGGGCGGCGGGCGGCGCCGAAGGCGCGTGCGGTGTCCACGGCGGCGTAGGAGTAAGCCCAGGTCGCCAGCAGTCCGGAGGCCACCACCTGGTCGCCCGCGGTCAGCAGGGAACGCAGATCCACCGAGATCGCCGGGGCGTCCAGGTCCAGCGGAGTGGTGGTGGGTCCGTCGAACAGTCCGCTCAACGGCCCGTCGCACAGGTTGCCCAGTGCGGTGATGACCTCGCGGACCAGTTCCACGTACTGGGCGTGGTCGGCGACCATGAGCCGGTCGTAGACCTCTCGGGGCGGGGTGCGCAGCAGGGTGACCAGGTCGGGGATGGTCGGATCGGTGCTGCTGCGGTCGGTGGACATGCGCAGCGCCTCGGACAAAGCGGAGGCCTCCGGTGCGGTGGGGCGGCGTCCCAGCCCGTGCGGGCCCGCGAGCAGGCCGTGGAGGAACTCGGCGCGCCGTCCGTTGACCTCGGCGCGCAGCCGATCCCGCTCGGCCGCGGGCAGGGCGTGCATGCGCCGTCCCAGTGGACCCGAGTCCAGCGGGTTGATGCGGTCCAGGCCGCGGCCCACGCGCACCACCTGGCCGCCCAGGTGCTCCACCAGGGAGGTGTATTCGCCCTTAACGTCGCCGGGGCACAGGATCTGGTAGCCGTAGCTGGCA
This genomic window from Thermobifida halotolerans contains:
- a CDS encoding DUF4913 domain-containing protein, coding for MSDGDIAMHGQVQTPAEPDGQLSEPRAEFQHLDSPAFPRHQAGAEQAELAKLRTWVDGYVVPTWVYEPSSDRPWCLQWDRHPDAVSVLHAAYRAYQELMDTEIAGLASPSTWIHQHLLPTLAYLRSPDGPFSRCVRGSRIEHELPEPVPSEGIRLS
- a CDS encoding type IV secretory system conjugative DNA transfer family protein, which codes for MRDDRRTLGLFGDPAPLIGLGALALALLGLGVVWLGGTLGAWASGAGWNPPRFGPGMIILLLRGKPLWPGADSGWIAAGILALALLVVALASLLAAWAVRRWRASVPGLATRAHVQDFAPKAATTKARRLRRSLQGVPDSQLTGADTGLLLGNLAGTRMELRSSFEDVTVVIAGPRVGKTSRIVANPVLDAVGPCLVTSVRPDVYTITARHRERQGGRVWLFDPQNITHGEQTMWWDILSMARTLEGARRLAAHLTRAMGKSHSGDGEFFTAAGRSTLTNLLHAAALDNRPLADMLNWTSDQRDRTAVYILRGHGLQAMADALERMTKLAQETQDGVYEHVRQAVASLYDPDIAAWVTPQPGAEEFDPAAFVESKDTLYMLSKEGGGGASGILAALTDACLDAGVRLAEASRGGRMDPPLLAMLDEAANICRIEDLPNKYSIFGGFGLNVTTVLQSYDQGADAWGREGMKKLWGAATVKLLGAGMDDYRFLDELSHLVGMRAIVEQSFTTSGGGTSSTHSRRRERIMDAAEFRELDKKQALLLATATRPALLDLQAWYERPDAEQLQKDKDLMERRIEEQAAAARR
- a CDS encoding ATP-binding protein; amino-acid sequence: MPMPASPTPAAPRPQAAPRLHTDVIASRRGWPQPAAGRAGHVETGHVYLGTTVQVAGLYPWLQASGLPAEGVPIGPNLFTRQMCAIDPAGWVGRLTTNPGVWIQGQPGVGKSAIAKRLCMGYASYGYQILCPGDVKGEYTSLVEHLGGQVVRVGRGLDRINPLDSGPLGRRMHALPAAERDRLRAEVNGRRAEFLHGLLAGPHGLGRRPTAPEASALSEALRMSTDRSSTDPTIPDLVTLLRTPPREVYDRLMVADHAQYVELVREVITALGNLCDGPLSGLFDGPTTTPLDLDAPAISVDLRSLLTAGDQVVASGLLATWAYSYAAVDTARAFGAARRPLVLPLDEMWRALRAGPGMVGALDGISRLNRNNGEIPMMITHSLRDLEALPTEEDRAKATGLMERCDTLLLAAMPMSELERVSAQRQLTVEERHLIASWASPSSTGADASHSIHPGRGKYLIRIGAGERIGEAVQLQLTPTELRLYDTDAAMRRWMREEG